One Amycolatopsis sp. NBC_00355 genomic window carries:
- a CDS encoding sodium:solute symporter, whose translation MRGVDLAIIVVYLAAMPLIGVLVGRKQRSAADYFVGERSLPWGAVMLSVVATETSTLTVISTPGLVFGNAFLFLQLAFGYIIGRVIAAFVLLPRYFRGNLVSAYAFLGKRFGSGLQGTASVTFVVTRLLAEGVRLFAGAIPIKVILGHYNIHLDYWVIVVILTALTLIYAYIGGIKAVVWVDVIQLTLYLGGAAVAAIVLLNKLPGDWTAQASADGKFMLVDFTKNLLTSPYAFVTAVLGGAALSMASHGADQLIAQRLMATRSLRDGQKALIGSGIIVTIQFALFLLVGAMLWVFNGRKSVAQLGLQSPDDVFSKFIIDDLPVGVSGLLIAGVLASTMGALASALNALSTSTVADLYQRFTKKAPEDSKLLKHGRMWTLIWAVVFAVFASLFSTTKNSVIELGLAITGYTYGALLGAFLLGLLIKKARQVDAIVAFVATVLVMAFVILGLKFSAKTGGLIGVDFSKAAGDRVALAYPWYTLLGVVITLVVGGLLSLRHRTPDPKAAEANAVGEDKREVTSA comes from the coding sequence ATGCGGGGTGTCGATCTGGCCATCATCGTGGTCTATCTGGCGGCGATGCCGCTGATAGGCGTACTGGTCGGGCGGAAGCAACGGTCGGCCGCCGACTACTTCGTCGGCGAGCGCAGCCTGCCGTGGGGCGCGGTGATGCTGTCCGTGGTGGCCACCGAGACGTCGACGCTGACCGTGATCAGCACGCCGGGCCTGGTGTTCGGCAACGCGTTCCTGTTCCTGCAGCTGGCCTTCGGGTACATCATCGGCCGGGTCATCGCCGCGTTCGTGCTGCTGCCGCGGTACTTCCGCGGCAACCTCGTGAGCGCGTACGCCTTCCTGGGCAAGCGGTTCGGTTCGGGGCTGCAGGGCACCGCGTCGGTGACGTTCGTGGTCACGAGGCTGCTCGCCGAGGGCGTCCGGCTGTTCGCCGGCGCGATCCCGATCAAGGTGATCCTGGGGCACTACAACATCCACCTGGACTACTGGGTGATCGTGGTGATCCTGACCGCGCTGACCCTGATCTACGCCTACATCGGCGGGATCAAGGCGGTCGTCTGGGTCGACGTCATCCAGCTGACCCTGTACCTGGGCGGCGCCGCGGTGGCGGCGATCGTGCTGCTGAACAAGCTGCCGGGCGACTGGACGGCCCAGGCGTCGGCGGACGGCAAGTTCATGCTCGTCGACTTCACGAAGAACCTGCTGACCAGCCCGTACGCCTTCGTGACGGCGGTGCTCGGCGGCGCGGCGCTGTCGATGGCCTCGCACGGCGCGGACCAGCTGATCGCGCAGCGGCTGATGGCCACGCGCAGCCTGCGCGACGGCCAGAAGGCGCTGATCGGCAGTGGCATCATCGTGACGATCCAGTTCGCGCTGTTCCTGCTGGTCGGGGCGATGCTGTGGGTGTTCAACGGCCGCAAGTCGGTCGCGCAGCTCGGCCTGCAGAGCCCGGACGACGTGTTCTCGAAGTTCATCATCGACGACCTGCCGGTCGGCGTTTCGGGCCTGCTCATCGCCGGTGTGCTCGCGTCGACCATGGGCGCGCTCGCGTCGGCGCTCAACGCGCTCTCGACGTCGACGGTGGCCGACCTCTACCAGCGCTTCACCAAGAAGGCGCCCGAAGACTCGAAGCTGCTCAAGCACGGTCGCATGTGGACCCTGATCTGGGCCGTCGTGTTCGCCGTGTTCGCGTCGCTGTTCTCCACCACGAAGAACTCGGTGATCGAACTCGGCCTGGCGATCACCGGCTACACCTACGGCGCGCTGCTCGGGGCGTTCCTGCTCGGCCTGCTGATCAAGAAGGCCCGGCAGGTGGACGCGATCGTCGCGTTCGTCGCGACGGTCCTGGTGATGGCGTTCGTGATCCTCGGCCTGAAGTTCAGCGCGAAGACCGGCGGCCTGATCGGCGTCGACTTCAGCAAGGCGGCCGGGGACCGCGTCGCGCTCGCTTATCCCTGGTACACGCTGCTGGGCGTGGTGATCACGCTGGTCGTCGGCGGGTTGCTCTCACTGCGGCACCGCACGCCCGACCCGAAGGCGGCCGAGGCGAACGCCGTGGGCGAAGACAAGCGAGAAGTCACTTCCGCCTGA